The following are encoded together in the Vigna angularis cultivar LongXiaoDou No.4 chromosome 9, ASM1680809v1, whole genome shotgun sequence genome:
- the LOC108346717 gene encoding GTP cyclohydrolase 1 gives MEHLCEVGLKRENGDRMCGSENFFEKETNTTSIEDAVKVLLMGLGEDINREGIQKTPLRVAKALREGTIGYVKSVKEIVEGALFPEGGVEKNKVGDAGGVGGLVIVRDLDFYSYCESCMLPFYFKCHVGYVPSAQRVLGLSKLSRVTNVFAKRLQEPQRLANQVCSALHEGIQPTGVAVLLQCKHIPFPDMESNSLHSNHKGVLGILVSSGSGVFQNKDANLWTDFFGLLNFRGIDKDKIIDKGSLDQCWCPSLSSKVSPKNEEMNPAMVTAVASILKSLGEDPTRKELQGTPARYTKWLMNFQCSSIESALNGSLGNGALNTNGVVGFDENIHSELNLPFLSQCEHHLLPFYGVVHIGYYISKGFHPIEKRLLQSIVHFYGIKLQVQERVTKQIAEMVSALIGENVIVVVEASHTCMISRGIEKFGSNTATVAALGRFSTDLAARAVFLNSIPKAIYLSEH, from the exons ATGGAGCATTTGTGTGAGGTTGGTTTAAAGCGTGAGAATGGAGACAGAATGTGTGGTAGTGAAAACTTCTTTGAGAAAGAGACCAACACAACTTCCATTGAAGATGCTGTCAAAGTCTTGTTGATGGGTTTAGGAGAAGATATCAATAGAGAAGGAATTCAAAAGACACCACTTCGTGTTGCCAAAGCCCTTCGTGAAGGAACCATAG GTTATGTTAAAAGTGTTAAGGAAATTGTGGAAGGTGCATTATTCCCTGAAGGCGGAGTAGAAAAGAACAAAGTTGGTGATGCAGGAGGAGTAGGTGGACTTGTGATTGTGAGAGACCTTGACTTTTACTCCTACTGTGAGTCTTGCATGCTACCATTCTATTTCAAGTGTCATGTGGGCTATGTCCCTTCTGCTCAAAGAGTTCTCGGTTTAAGCAAACTCTCTCGTGTCACCAATGTCTTTGCAAAACGTCTCCAAGAGCCTCAGCGTCTTGCAAATCAGGTCTGTTCCGCTTTGCATGAAGGAATACAACCCACAGGCGTTGCTGTTCTGCTTCAATGCAAACACATTCCCTTTCCAGACATGGAATCAAATTCTCTTCACTCAAACCACAAAGGGGTCCTGGGAATACTCGTTTCTTCAGGCTCTGGTGTTTTTCAAAACAAAGATGCAAACTTGTGGACTGACTTTTTCGGTCTCCTTAACTTTAGGGGCATTGACAAGGACAAAATTATTGATAAGGGGTCATTGGACCAGTGTTGGTGTCCTTCTTTGTCTTCTAAAGTTTCACCAAAGAATGAAGAAATGAACCCTGCTATGGTCACTGCAGTAGCTTCAATTCTCAAGTCTTTAGGTGAGGATCCAACTAGGAAGGAATTACAAGGGACTCCTGCTAGATATACCAAGTGGCTGATGAACTTCCAATGTAGTAGCATTGAGAGCGCGCTGAATGGTTCGCTTGGGAATGGTGCTTTGAACACTAATGGGGTTGTAGGTTTTGATGAAAACATACACTCAGAGCTGAACTTGCCTTTCTTGTCACAGTGTGAGCATCATTTGCTTCCATTTTATGGTGTTGTTCACATAGGATACTACATTTCCAAAGGGTTTCATCCCATTGAGAAAAGGCTCTTGCAGTCAATAGTTCACTTTTATGGTATTAAGCTGCAGGTTCAAGAAAGGGTGACCAAGCAGATCGCAGAAATGGTTTCTGCACTGATAGGTGAAAATGTGATAGTAGTGGTGGAAGCAAGTCACACCTGCATGATCTCTCGAGGAATTGAGAAGTTCGGTAGTAATACTGCTACCGTTGCTGCATTGGGACGCTTTTCGACTGACCTTGCTGCAAGGGCTGTGTTCCTCAACAGTATTCCGAAGGCCATATATCTTTCAGAACATTGA